The DNA segment CCAATCCCAAACCCAACTCCAACACTAACCCCAGTCCTCGATTCTAACACCAATGCTACACCTTCTCTCGATGATCAACTTCTACCCTTCCCAGTTCCCAAAAAACGACGACGCGGCAGGCCCCGACGCACTTCCTCAACCTCATCGTTTCAACTCCTTAACTTCCCCAACGATTCATTCAACCCCAATGTTCCATACTCTGACCCTAACGCTTATTCGATTCCCTCATCAGTAGCGGCGTCGACACAAACTTCACAACCCAAAATTGCCGACGAGATCATCGTTATCAATAAAGAATCGACGGCTGAGGCTCTCACCGCTCTTTCCGCTGGATTCCCCGCTGATTCTCTCACTGAGGAAGAAATTGACTTCGGCGTAGTTTCCTCTGTTGGTGGCATCGAGCAGGTAAATTACATTCTTATTCGAAATCACATTATTGCGAAATGGCGCGAAAATATATTCAATTGGGTGACTAAAGAAATGTTTGTTGATTCTATACCACAACGTTGTCGTACGCTCTTAGATTCTGCTTATGATTATTTGGTTACTCATGGATATATAAATTTTGGGGTTGCCCCAGCAATCAAGGACAAAATTCCTGTCGGTCTTAGTAAAGGTAATGTGGTTATCATTGGTGCTGGATTGGCGGGGCTGGCTGCGGCTAGACAGCTAATGAGGTTCGGATTTAAGGTGACTGTTTTGGAAGGGAGGAAGAGAGCAGGTGGGAGGGTTTATACAAAGAAGATGGAAGGAGGGAATAGGGTGAGTGCAGCTGCAGATTTAGGCGGGAGTGTATTAACGGGTACATTGGGTAATCCATTAGGGATCATGGCAAAACAGTTGGGTGCTTCGCTTTTTAAGGTGAGGGATAAGTGTCCACTTTATCGGATGGATGGGAGTCCAGTGGATCCAGATATGGATATGAAGGTGGAGACAGCTTTTAATCGGCTTTTGGATAAGGCTAGTAAGCTTAGGCAGTTAATGGGGGAGGTTTCCATGGATGTTTCACTTGGGGCAGCATTAGAGACGTTTAGACAGGTTTATAGAGATGCAGTAACTGAAGAGGAGATTAATTTGTTCAATTGGCATCTTGCAAATTTAGAATATGCAAATGCAGGATTGGTTTCAAAGCTTTCACTTGCTTTTTGGGACCAAGATGATCCATATGACATGGGAGGGGATCATTGTTTCTTGCCTGGAGGGAATGGAAGGTTGATTCAGGCTCTAGCAGAGAATGTGCCTATTTTATATGAGAAGACTGTGCATACTATTAGGTATGGAAGTGATGGAGTGCAGGTTACGGCAGGCAATCAGGTGTTTGAAGGTGATATGGCACTATGTACTGTTCCTCTTGGAGTTTTAAAGAGTGGGTCAATAAAGTTTGTTCCTGAGTTGCCTCAGAGGAAACTTGATGGGATAAAGAGGTTGGGATTTGGGTTGTTGAATAAGGTCGCTATGCTTTTCCCTTATGTATTTTGGGGTACAGATCTTGATACCTTTGGGCATCTTACTGAAGATCCAAGTTGCCGAGGGaagttttttctattttatagctATGCAACAGTTGCTGGTGGTCCTCTCTTGCTTGCTTTAGTAGCAGGAGAAGCTGCACATAGGTTTGAGACTCTGCCTCCTACAGATGCAGTAACCCAAGTTCTCCAAATTCTCAAGGGTAATCAATTTTGATTTCATGTGTTGAATAATTTATTTGTTGCAGCTTCTTTTTTTCCTGTAAGCTTGAAATATATCCTGTAGTCTGAAATACTGAAAGACAGTCATTAGCTGCTAAAGGTATATTAATGTTGCGGTGCATTCTTATCTTCTTTATGTACTGGTTGCTCATATGGCTTAAATTCATGGAAGCTTCTTTGAATATTTGAACAATCCCTAGCACTTtgtcatttattttatttgaatgtgCTACAAAGGAAGCATTAACATTTGATAcatttttgaaagaaattttatatgTCTTGGTTGCTTGTGTGGTTCATTTTAATTGCAATATGCAACTTTCTTGGGTTTGTCATTGTCTTATTTGCATATTCTACAAAGAAAGGGCGAAGTGTCCTGTGGATTTGAACCAGCACCTATTGTATCTTGTGTCCAAAAATTTTATTGTTCTCGGTTATGCGAGTATTCTTAGACTGTGTATAATTGTCTGCAGGTATATATGAACCGCAAGGAATCACTGTCCCTGAACCCCTCCAAACAGTCTGTACTAGATGGGGTGGTGATCCCTTTAGCCTAGGTTCGTACTCTAATGTTGCTGTGGGAGCATCTGGAGATGACTATGATATACTAGCAGAAAGTGTGGGGGATGGAAGACTTTTCTTTGCTGGGGAGGCCACTACACGTCGATACCCTGCCACCATGCATGGAGCTTTTCTTACTGGGCTCAGGGAAGCTGCAAATATGGCTCAATATGCCAAGGCTCGGACTGCAAAGAAAAAGATAGATAGGAGTCCTTCAAATAATGTTCATTCTTGTGCTTCCCTCCTTATGGATTTGTTCAGAGAACCTGATTTGGAATTCGGGAACTTTTCTGTTATTTTTGGTCGAAAGAATGCTGATCCAAACTCACCAGCAGTTTTGAGGATAACATTCAGTGAGCCCCGAAAGAAGAATCAGGAAGGTTCAAAGACAGATCAGCAACATTCTAATAAGGTGCTTTTTCAGCAGCTACAGTCGCATTTTAATCAGCAACAACAGCTACATGTTTACACATTGTTGTCTAAGCAACAGGCACTTGAGCTGAGAGAAGTGAGAGGTGGTGATGAGATGAGGTTGAACTACCTCTGTGAAAATCTGGGAATTAAGCTGGTGGGACGGAAGGGTTTGGGACCTAATGCTGATTCTGTCATTGCATCTATAAAAGCACAGAGGGGTGTCCGGAAACCCTCAACAACTCCTGTGGTTCTAAAATCTGGTGAGAATCATTGTTTATTCTTTGATTTATATTTCTCTCCAAAATATAAGAGCTTGAAATAACATTTATATGGTTTTGGTAAAGGGGCATCGAAGATGAAACCAGGCACTTTAAAGCAAAAATTCATTAGGTAAGGGCCGAATTTTCAATTCTTTCTTCATATGCTCGTTAAAGATTTCTGTATGATCGAATGAAGGACTATTACCTGATCCCCTCTGTTCTCCATTTGTTATTCTTATTTTCACAGGAGGGCTAAAATAGTCCGCAACACTAAAGGGTTGATTCCAGCTCTGGTTCCGAATGCAGCAAATGGCAATATGCCAGAGGAAATGAAAGTGATAAAGCAGGCTCCTCCTGACTCCTCTGCTTCGGGTATGTCTGAAGGCTTCTAGTTTCCTTATTAGTCTCATCTTCGGTGGTACATTTCTATTCCACGCAGTTAATTGTTCTCGTTAagttttcattctttttgttGCTATTTTTGTGTCAAATCTCTTGATTGTTCAATTTGTGCCTTTGTTCCACCTTTCTGTAATTCACATGGTGTGTGCTTTTCTCTTTATGAAAGTTGTTGGGGAAATTTGCATGTGTTTATTCTTGATTTGATTGTGATGACAAAACCAAGATGGTAAGCTTGATCCGAATATACTTATATCATCTGTCTGTTGATGTAGAATGGGTAAATATTTTCAAATGGGAAATCTGAATATAATAAAGTTCCATTTTGTTAGGGCAAAACCAAGGTGAGATGTTGAAGCAATGAGCTGGTTATGTCAGTGTGTCCTTTTCTGAAGATCTTGAGAGTTCTTGGTAAGTGACATTGCCTAAGCCTGAATATTCTGCTGCGACCCCCCCCCCCCTTTAAATGCATAGAGCTTGCATTATTGCTG comes from the Gossypium hirsutum isolate 1008001.06 chromosome A06, Gossypium_hirsutum_v2.1, whole genome shotgun sequence genome and includes:
- the LOC107914094 gene encoding protein FLOWERINGUS D isoform X3; this translates as MNSPNETPDQFSQFSQFPLPHFTLTPPLPNPNPNFPPIPNPTPTLTPVLDSNTNATPSLDDQLLPFPVPKKRRRGRPRRTSSTSSFQLLNFPNDSFNPNVPYSDPNAYSIPSSVAASTQTSQPKIADEIIVINKESTAEALTALSAGFPADSLTEEEIDFGVVSSVGGIEQVNYILIRNHIIAKWRENIFNWVTKEMFVDSIPQRCRTLLDSAYDYLVTHGYINFGVAPAIKDKIPVGLSKGNVVIIGAGLAGLAAARQLMRFGFKVTVLEGRKRAGGRVYTKKMEGGNRVSAAADLGGSVLTGTLGNPLGIMAKQLGASLFKVRDKCPLYRMDGSPVDPDMDMKVETAFNRLLDKASKLRQLMGEVSMDVSLGAALETFRQVYRDAVTEEEINLFNWHLANLEYANAGLVSKLSLAFWDQDDPYDMGGDHCFLPGGNGRLIQALAENVPILYEKTVHTIRYGSDGVQVTAGNQVFEGDMALCTVPLGVLKSGSIKFVPELPQRKLDGIKRLGFGLLNKVAMLFPYVFWGTDLDTFGHLTEDPSCRGKFFLFYSYATVAGGPLLLALVAGEAAHRFETLPPTDAVTQVLQILKGIYEPQGITVPEPLQTVCTRWGGDPFSLGSYSNVAVGASGDDYDILAESVGDGRLFFAGEATTRRYPATMHGAFLTGLREAANMAQYAKARTAKKKIDRSPSNNVHSCASLLMDLFREPDLEFGNFSVIFGRKNADPNSPAVLRITFSEPRKKNQEGSKTDQQHSNKALELREVRGGDEMRLNYLCENLGIKLVGRKGLGPNADSVIASIKAQRGVRKPSTTPVVLKSGASKMKPGTLKQKFIRRAKIVRNTKGLIPALVPNAANGNMPEEMKVIKQAPPDSSASGQNQGEMLKQ
- the LOC107914094 gene encoding protein FLOWERINGUS D isoform X1, coding for MNSPNETPDQFSQFSQFPLPHFTLTPPLPNPNPNFPPIPNPTPTLTPVLDSNTNATPSLDDQLLPFPVPKKRRRGRPRRTSSTSSFQLLNFPNDSFNPNVPYSDPNAYSIPSSVAASTQTSQPKIADEIIVINKESTAEALTALSAGFPADSLTEEEIDFGVVSSVGGIEQVNYILIRNHIIAKWRENIFNWVTKEMFVDSIPQRCRTLLDSAYDYLVTHGYINFGVAPAIKDKIPVGLSKGNVVIIGAGLAGLAAARQLMRFGFKVTVLEGRKRAGGRVYTKKMEGGNRVSAAADLGGSVLTGTLGNPLGIMAKQLGASLFKVRDKCPLYRMDGSPVDPDMDMKVETAFNRLLDKASKLRQLMGEVSMDVSLGAALETFRQVYRDAVTEEEINLFNWHLANLEYANAGLVSKLSLAFWDQDDPYDMGGDHCFLPGGNGRLIQALAENVPILYEKTVHTIRYGSDGVQVTAGNQVFEGDMALCTVPLGVLKSGSIKFVPELPQRKLDGIKRLGFGLLNKVAMLFPYVFWGTDLDTFGHLTEDPSCRGKFFLFYSYATVAGGPLLLALVAGEAAHRFETLPPTDAVTQVLQILKGIYEPQGITVPEPLQTVCTRWGGDPFSLGSYSNVAVGASGDDYDILAESVGDGRLFFAGEATTRRYPATMHGAFLTGLREAANMAQYAKARTAKKKIDRSPSNNVHSCASLLMDLFREPDLEFGNFSVIFGRKNADPNSPAVLRITFSEPRKKNQEGSKTDQQHSNKVLFQQLQSHFNQQQQLHVYTLLSKQQALELREVRGGDEMRLNYLCENLGIKLVGRKGLGPNADSVIASIKAQRGVRKPSTTPVVLKSGASKMKPGTLKQKFIRRAKIVRNTKGLIPALVPNAANGNMPEEMKVIKQAPPDSSASGQNQGEMLKQ
- the LOC107914094 gene encoding protein FLOWERINGUS D isoform X2; the encoded protein is MNSPNETPDQFSQFSQFPLPHFTLTPPLPNPNPNFPPIPNPTPTLTPVLDSNTNATPSLDDQLLPFPVPKKRRRGRPRRTSSTSSFQLLNFPNDSFNPNVPYSDPNAYSIPSSVAASTQTSQPKIADEIIVINKESTAEALTALSAGFPADSLTEEEIDFGVVSSVGGIEQVNYILIRNHIIAKWRENIFNWVTKEMFVDSIPQRCRTLLDSAYDYLVTHGYINFGVAPAIKDKIPVGLSKGNVVIIGAGLAGLAAARQLMRFGFKVTVLEGRKRAGGRVYTKKMEGGNRVSAAADLGGSVLTGTLGNPLGIMAKQLGASLFKVRDKCPLYRMDGSPVDPDMDMKVETAFNRLLDKASKLRQLMGEVSMDVSLGAALETFRQVYRDAVTEEEINLFNWHLANLEYANAGLVSKLSLAFWDQDDPYDMGGDHCFLPGGNGRLIQALAENVPILYEKTVHTIRYGSDGVQVTAGNQVFEGDMALCTVPLGVLKSGSIKFVPELPQRKLDGIKRLGFGLLNKVAMLFPYVFWGTDLDTFGHLTEDPSCRGKFFLFYSYATVAGGPLLLALVAGEAAHRFETLPPTDAVTQVLQILKGIYEPQGITVPEPLQTVCTRWGGDPFSLGSYSNVAVGASGDDYDILAESVGDGRLFFAGEATTRRYPATMHGAFLTGLREAANMAQYAKARTAKKKIDRSPSNNVHSCASLLMDLFREPDLEFGNFSVIFGRKNADPNSPAVLRITFSEPRKKNQEGSKTDQQHSNKVLFQQLQSHFNQQQQLHVYTLLSKQQALELREVRGGDEMRLNYLCENLGIKLVGRKGLGPNADSVIASIKAQRGVRKPSTTPVVLKSGASKMKPGTLKQKFIRRAKIVRNTKGLIPALVPNAANGNMPEEMKVIKQAPPDSSASVPFC